A genomic segment from Candidatus Viadribacter manganicus encodes:
- a CDS encoding aspartate aminotransferase family protein — protein sequence MTHIMHRLLNTPYPVAVAGDGPYLIDAQGKRYIDSASGAGVSCLGHSAHKISEAIAHQSKKLAYVYNAYFTTEALETFADKLVAMTPPGLDWVFPGSGGSESMDGALKLALQYHNERGEPQRRRFISRRQSYHGCAIGGLAISGNQIRRMLFEQFLPESHFVSPCYEYRDRSVDETPEAYGARLAQELNAQIEELGPDTVAAFVAETVVGATAGCVPPVPGYFKAIAEVCRKHGVLLILDEILSGCGRTGTYLSCEQDGVVPDIAVVAKGLGAGYQPISAILVSNGVVDTIARGRGFFFHGHTYNGHATAAAAATAVIDTVRSENLLENVQAMGVRLREALRDRLGQHPHVGDIRGRGLLIGVELVADRETKTPFSAETMLWNTLQKTAFARGLICYPGFGTADGVNGDHVLLAPPFIINETHVAEIVDKLAPSIDEAIAAVRKAA from the coding sequence ATGACCCACATCATGCACCGCTTGCTCAACACGCCCTACCCGGTCGCGGTGGCGGGAGACGGGCCTTACCTGATCGACGCACAAGGCAAACGATACATCGACAGCGCCTCGGGAGCGGGAGTGTCTTGCTTGGGACATAGCGCCCACAAAATCAGTGAAGCCATCGCGCACCAATCAAAAAAACTCGCCTACGTTTACAACGCCTATTTCACCACCGAGGCACTGGAAACGTTCGCCGATAAATTGGTGGCGATGACGCCGCCTGGGTTGGATTGGGTGTTTCCGGGCTCCGGCGGTTCGGAATCCATGGATGGCGCGCTAAAACTTGCGCTGCAATATCACAATGAACGTGGCGAGCCACAGCGTCGGCGCTTTATCTCTCGCCGCCAAAGCTACCATGGCTGCGCTATCGGCGGGCTCGCCATCAGCGGCAATCAAATCCGCCGCATGCTTTTCGAACAATTCCTGCCGGAATCACATTTCGTCTCACCCTGTTACGAGTATCGCGACCGCAGCGTTGACGAGACCCCAGAAGCCTATGGCGCGCGCCTAGCACAAGAACTAAATGCGCAGATCGAAGAGCTAGGCCCCGACACAGTGGCCGCCTTCGTTGCAGAAACCGTTGTCGGCGCGACTGCAGGCTGCGTGCCACCTGTTCCGGGCTATTTCAAAGCCATCGCTGAAGTATGCCGTAAGCACGGCGTGTTGTTGATCCTTGATGAAATTCTTTCCGGCTGCGGTCGCACGGGCACCTATCTGTCATGCGAACAGGATGGCGTGGTGCCCGACATTGCAGTTGTCGCAAAAGGCTTGGGTGCAGGTTATCAGCCGATTAGCGCGATCCTAGTAAGCAACGGCGTAGTCGACACTATAGCGCGCGGCCGGGGCTTCTTTTTTCACGGGCACACTTACAACGGGCACGCCACCGCCGCCGCAGCAGCAACAGCCGTCATCGATACTGTCCGCTCAGAAAATCTGCTTGAGAATGTGCAAGCAATGGGCGTCCGCTTGCGCGAGGCGCTCCGCGACCGGCTCGGCCAGCATCCTCATGTCGGCGACATTCGCGGTCGCGGCCTACTAATTGGTGTCGAACTTGTCGCGGATCGCGAGACTAAAACGCCGTTTTCCGCAGAAACCATGCTCTGGAACACGCTGCAGAAAACCGCTTTCGCACGTGGCCTCATTTGTTACCCCGGCTTTGGCACTGCAGATGGCGTCAACGGCGACCACGTGCTGTTAGCGCCGCCTTTCATCATCAACGAAACGCATGTCGCCGAGATTGTCGACAAGCTTGCCCCAAGCATCGACGAGGCGATCGCGGCTGTCCGCAAGGCCGCCTGA
- a CDS encoding ABC transporter permease, which yields MRLAGVLVRRLAMLPLVLLGVVLVTFFISRVAPGDPAQLVAGPRASPEAVAAIRERLNLDAPLPEQFTAYVGALGRGDLGQSIMSDRPVAEEIFSYMPATLELMLCAFLLTVLVGVPLGVLTALYRDRLPDIGGRVVAIAGISIPTFWLGLLLLLLFYSVLGIAPGAGRLDSSVVAPPTQTGLYVIDSLLVWDGTALSSALRHLALPALTLAAASVGVVVRLVRGSMIEVLTQDNVRTARAFGLPKRQIILQYALPNALVPFVTVMGLELSSLLFGSVVIESVFGWPGLGSFVLAAILNLDFPVIMGFAVIASFAFVAANLLVDLLYMALDPRVRGLA from the coding sequence GTGAGGCTGGCGGGCGTACTGGTTCGACGTTTAGCGATGCTTCCGCTTGTTTTGCTGGGAGTGGTGCTCGTCACCTTTTTCATATCACGCGTGGCCCCGGGCGATCCGGCGCAACTTGTGGCAGGCCCGCGCGCCAGCCCTGAAGCCGTCGCCGCAATTCGCGAACGGCTTAATCTCGATGCGCCGCTACCGGAGCAATTTACCGCCTACGTCGGTGCGCTCGGCAGAGGCGATCTTGGGCAGTCTATTATGTCCGACAGGCCGGTTGCCGAAGAAATTTTCAGCTACATGCCGGCTACCCTCGAATTGATGCTGTGCGCATTCTTGCTGACTGTGCTCGTCGGCGTTCCGCTCGGCGTGCTCACCGCACTTTACCGTGATCGCTTGCCCGATATTGGAGGACGAGTAGTCGCGATCGCCGGTATTTCGATCCCGACCTTTTGGCTCGGTTTGTTGCTGCTGTTGTTGTTCTACAGCGTACTGGGCATCGCCCCGGGCGCGGGTCGCCTTGATAGCAGCGTCGTAGCACCGCCAACTCAGACGGGCCTTTATGTTATCGACAGCTTGCTCGTTTGGGATGGGACGGCGCTTTCCAGCGCACTTCGCCATCTGGCGCTCCCAGCGCTGACGCTCGCCGCCGCATCCGTTGGCGTGGTAGTCAGGTTGGTGCGCGGCTCCATGATTGAGGTGCTGACGCAGGACAATGTGCGTACGGCTCGAGCCTTTGGCTTACCTAAGCGTCAGATCATTTTGCAGTATGCGCTTCCAAACGCCCTCGTGCCTTTTGTCACGGTCATGGGGCTTGAGCTGTCGTCACTTCTATTCGGATCGGTGGTGATCGAGAGTGTGTTTGGCTGGCCGGGCTTGGGAAGCTTCGTACTCGCCGCCATCCTGAATCTAGATTTTCCAGTGATCATGGGTTTTGCCGTGATTGCGTCTTTTGCATTCGTCGCGGCAAATCTGCTGGTTGATCTCCTCTACATGGCACTGGATCCGCGTGTGCGAGGGCTAGCATGA
- a CDS encoding ABC transporter permease yields MKLQPIALGACAVLVLLSLAAIAAPWISPYPPDAMDLQAILRPPSSAHWAGTDELGRDIFSRLLHGARPSLLSAVAIVAIGATVGMAAGCFSGLVGGIVDSVIMRLVDMMLALPGLVIAMALTAALGPSLVNAVIALGILSIPGYVRLARGLALALREREFVQAARAMGAGAIFIASRHIAPNVAPAMLVYASFHFGGALLASSALSFIGLGMQPPHAEWGAMVGGGREYVLAAWWYVTFPGLVVALGALSANILGDALRDMTD; encoded by the coding sequence ATGAAGCTGCAACCGATTGCCCTCGGCGCTTGCGCAGTGCTTGTGCTCTTGTCGCTCGCCGCCATTGCGGCGCCTTGGATCAGTCCCTATCCGCCCGACGCGATGGATCTTCAGGCGATTCTGCGACCGCCTTCTTCTGCGCATTGGGCAGGGACGGATGAATTGGGACGCGATATTTTTTCGCGGCTCTTGCATGGCGCGCGACCATCCTTGTTGAGCGCGGTGGCGATTGTTGCCATCGGCGCTACCGTCGGCATGGCTGCGGGCTGCTTTTCTGGCTTGGTCGGCGGCATAGTGGATTCCGTCATCATGCGCTTGGTCGATATGATGTTGGCGTTACCGGGCTTGGTCATCGCCATGGCGTTGACGGCGGCTTTAGGGCCGAGCTTAGTCAACGCCGTCATTGCGCTCGGCATACTGTCGATCCCCGGATACGTTCGGCTGGCGCGTGGTCTGGCATTGGCGCTGCGAGAGCGTGAGTTTGTTCAGGCTGCCCGAGCGATGGGCGCGGGCGCCATTTTTATCGCGAGCCGCCACATCGCGCCGAATGTGGCGCCGGCGATGTTGGTGTACGCGAGCTTTCATTTTGGCGGCGCCTTGCTTGCTTCTTCAGCGTTGAGCTTCATCGGCCTTGGTATGCAGCCACCGCACGCAGAGTGGGGCGCCATGGTTGGCGGCGGCCGCGAATACGTGCTGGCAGCGTGGTGGTACGTGACGTTCCCGGGTCTTGTGGTGGCGCTTGGCGCGCTGTCCGCAAACATCCTTGGAGACGCTCTGCGGGATATGACCGACTAA
- a CDS encoding NAD(P)/FAD-dependent oxidoreductase — protein sequence MTSFDVLVIGGGIAGLSAAAALSTHARVVVLEAEAAPGYHSSGRSATFYHLGIGDRTVRALTTFSRPFFEQTSHQGAPLSTPKAALWIARSDMIEGLNKLYDGMRMFSDQVHHVGVPEMLDLLPVLRTGPEAIIAGVVDETGRKLDADALQQGFARTLRRNGGQIETGVRVDSITREHGAWLLQSGDKAWRAGVVVNAAGAWADQVARLAGVKPLGLSPLRRTIIAFDPPEHIETRDWPFVKTTVDEFYMLPEGGRLLASPVDEIPSDPVDAQPEDYDIALAAYRVEEYTTMNVSRIAHRWAGLRSFVKDRVPTAGFAPDAPGFFWLAGQGGYGLQTSPAMAAASAALILQQEWPPVLAELGVAPEHVSPGRPAIAS from the coding sequence ATGACTTCCTTTGACGTGTTGGTGATAGGCGGCGGCATCGCCGGCCTATCAGCCGCAGCGGCGCTCTCAACGCACGCACGCGTTGTCGTGCTCGAAGCTGAAGCCGCTCCAGGCTATCACTCGTCAGGACGCAGCGCGACCTTCTATCACCTCGGCATTGGCGATCGCACGGTTCGCGCGTTGACAACATTCAGCCGCCCCTTCTTTGAGCAAACGTCGCACCAAGGCGCGCCACTTTCAACACCCAAGGCCGCGCTCTGGATTGCTCGCTCGGATATGATTGAAGGCTTGAACAAGCTCTACGACGGCATGCGCATGTTCTCCGATCAAGTGCATCATGTTGGTGTGCCGGAGATGCTGGATCTTCTCCCGGTCCTGCGCACTGGGCCAGAGGCAATCATCGCTGGCGTGGTGGATGAAACCGGTCGCAAACTGGATGCCGATGCCCTGCAGCAAGGCTTCGCGCGCACGCTGCGACGCAATGGTGGCCAGATCGAAACCGGTGTGCGGGTGGATTCGATAACGCGCGAGCACGGTGCGTGGCTTCTACAGTCTGGCGACAAAGCGTGGCGCGCGGGCGTCGTTGTCAATGCTGCGGGCGCGTGGGCAGATCAGGTCGCGCGGCTAGCGGGTGTCAAACCACTCGGTCTATCACCTCTGCGGCGAACGATTATTGCGTTCGACCCACCTGAACACATCGAGACGCGTGACTGGCCGTTCGTGAAAACGACGGTCGACGAATTCTATATGCTGCCCGAGGGGGGACGTCTGCTCGCCTCGCCGGTCGATGAAATTCCCAGCGATCCCGTCGATGCGCAACCTGAGGACTATGACATCGCGCTCGCAGCCTACCGCGTCGAAGAGTACACCACGATGAATGTTTCGCGGATCGCTCATCGCTGGGCGGGCCTGCGCTCCTTCGTGAAAGACCGCGTGCCGACGGCTGGCTTCGCGCCGGACGCGCCGGGTTTTTTCTGGCTGGCCGGACAAGGCGGCTATGGTCTGCAAACATCGCCCGCTATGGCGGCTGCAAGCGCTGCACTCATTCTTCAACAAGAATGGCCCCCGGTGCTCGCGGAACTCGGCGTTGCACCCGAGCACGTCTCCCCCGGACGACCCGCGATCGCGAGTTAG
- a CDS encoding aromatic ring-hydroxylating oxygenase subunit alpha — protein MMQHADTTLDDWVDAEQRAALRAPIEEARGLPGRAYSAGFYELEQRALFPRTWAVIGMGADLPEPGDAFPVDLAGSPLVMVRQKDGAIRVFHNQCRHRGMAVVTAPKRTQTMVCPWHGWAYELNGDLRVATRLGGESTHQCPGFDQASLGLREVRSARWHDWVLVNLDGAAASIEEHLRPLNELLDGIGLDELLPGPRWSGEYPGNWKIAIEGGVEDYHLPMAHPQLFEGVSARPITIATGPNFAASIGEPLRSGAIRRPAGIEGVRMNEAQRGRSFVLNLFPTGMILLHENSLMLGVFTPNGPARTRLETRLYFHPTAFGTEDRDAWRVQRGVTLARVVEQDHDFVLSLQNNATARDRAGLETRFSPYWEGAVLHFQRMVLDTLERGEPGDRNK, from the coding sequence ATGATGCAGCATGCCGACACAACACTGGATGATTGGGTGGACGCCGAACAGCGCGCCGCGCTACGGGCGCCAATCGAAGAGGCTCGAGGGCTGCCTGGTCGCGCTTACTCAGCGGGATTTTACGAACTCGAACAGCGCGCGCTCTTTCCAAGAACCTGGGCAGTTATCGGCATGGGCGCCGACCTGCCTGAACCGGGCGACGCCTTCCCGGTCGATCTTGCCGGCTCGCCTCTCGTTATGGTGCGACAAAAAGATGGCGCGATCCGCGTGTTTCACAACCAGTGCCGCCATCGCGGCATGGCCGTCGTCACTGCACCAAAGCGCACGCAGACCATGGTCTGCCCATGGCATGGCTGGGCTTATGAGTTGAACGGCGATCTTCGCGTGGCCACACGGCTGGGTGGAGAGTCCACACACCAATGTCCAGGATTCGATCAAGCTAGTTTAGGTTTGCGCGAAGTTCGCAGCGCCCGTTGGCATGATTGGGTGCTTGTAAACCTCGATGGCGCCGCAGCATCGATCGAAGAGCATCTGCGTCCGCTGAATGAACTGCTCGATGGTATCGGGCTGGACGAGTTGCTGCCCGGACCCAGATGGTCTGGCGAATACCCCGGTAATTGGAAAATCGCCATCGAAGGTGGCGTGGAAGATTATCACTTGCCAATGGCGCATCCGCAATTGTTCGAAGGCGTGTCAGCACGCCCAATCACGATCGCGACTGGACCGAACTTTGCTGCATCGATTGGTGAGCCCCTACGCTCCGGTGCGATACGCCGTCCAGCGGGCATTGAAGGCGTGCGCATGAACGAAGCCCAACGCGGCCGCTCGTTCGTGCTCAATCTCTTTCCAACTGGGATGATTTTACTCCACGAAAACTCACTGATGCTCGGCGTATTCACTCCGAATGGCCCCGCGCGTACTCGCCTGGAAACGCGACTTTACTTTCATCCTACGGCGTTTGGCACGGAAGATCGCGACGCGTGGCGCGTTCAACGCGGCGTGACGCTGGCAAGAGTGGTTGAGCAGGATCATGACTTTGTGCTCAGCCTGCAAAACAACGCAACCGCGCGCGATCGAGCGGGCCTAGAGACCCGCTTCTCTCCGTATTGGGAGGGCGCCGTGCTGCACTTTCAACGCATGGTGTTGGACACGCTTGAGCGCGGCGAGCCAGGAGACCGCAACAAATGA
- a CDS encoding P1 family peptidase, which yields MTPPRARLRDLGLRIGHLPTGPLNAITDVPGVRVGHIDVRADQPRVVRSGVTAIVPFDFLKQSVFAGFDRYNGFGEVTGSHWIAETGTLASPIVLTSAFSIGVARDALLALPFKLGVADRWHQPCAAETYDGVLSDGLSAPITRAHVEAALDAASAGAVAEGGVGGGSGMMSFEFKSGIGTASRQVRCGGVLTNVGVLVQSNFGNRSQLTVDGVPVGRHIGYDIVDSPQRREDDQAEETKGSIIIIVATDAPLMPPQLNRLARRAGIGLSRVGGFGNNRSGDFTIALSTGNALPFHQTGVTEGLRMMGNEDMNPMFPAVAEATEEAIVNALTASETMQGVGGTTVHALPLPELIAVMSRYGRPPQT from the coding sequence ATGACGCCTCCGCGCGCGCGTTTGCGCGATCTGGGTCTCCGGATCGGACACCTTCCGACAGGTCCGCTCAATGCGATTACAGATGTGCCAGGCGTGCGTGTCGGACACATTGATGTGCGCGCGGATCAGCCCCGTGTCGTTCGAAGCGGCGTCACTGCGATTGTGCCGTTCGACTTTCTGAAGCAAAGCGTCTTCGCTGGCTTCGACCGCTACAATGGATTCGGCGAAGTAACCGGATCACACTGGATCGCCGAGACAGGCACATTGGCGTCGCCGATTGTGCTGACCTCGGCGTTTTCAATTGGCGTGGCGCGCGACGCGCTTCTGGCGTTGCCGTTCAAGCTGGGCGTTGCAGATCGTTGGCACCAGCCCTGCGCGGCCGAGACCTATGACGGCGTGTTGAGTGATGGGCTATCGGCTCCAATAACACGCGCACACGTCGAAGCGGCGCTCGACGCTGCATCTGCGGGAGCCGTCGCAGAGGGCGGCGTCGGCGGCGGCAGTGGAATGATGAGCTTCGAATTCAAATCCGGCATAGGGACCGCCTCGCGGCAAGTGCGCTGCGGCGGCGTGCTGACGAATGTCGGCGTTCTTGTGCAATCCAATTTTGGCAATCGCAGCCAACTGACCGTCGACGGTGTCCCAGTCGGTCGCCACATCGGCTACGACATTGTCGACAGTCCCCAGCGACGTGAAGACGATCAGGCGGAAGAGACTAAAGGCTCTATCATTATCATCGTCGCCACCGATGCACCATTGATGCCGCCGCAACTTAATCGCTTGGCACGGCGCGCAGGCATTGGCCTTTCGCGCGTCGGCGGCTTTGGAAACAATCGAAGCGGTGACTTCACAATAGCGCTTTCAACCGGAAACGCCCTTCCCTTCCATCAAACCGGCGTAACCGAGGGCCTACGAATGATGGGCAACGAGGACATGAACCCCATGTTTCCGGCGGTCGCAGAGGCGACAGAAGAAGCCATCGTCAACGCCCTGACAGCGTCTGAGACGATGCAAGGCGTGGGCGGAACGACAGTGCACGCCCTGCCCCTACCCGAACTTATCGCTGTGATGAGCCGCTACGGTCGTCCACCACAGACCTAA
- a CDS encoding ABC transporter substrate-binding protein: protein MKDFAPTRRGLVAGAGLSTLAACIPAPARDPRQLVVSIASDITTLDAATSFLLPNLIAPNVCYERLLRLRTEEGETRGVEGDVAEAWELAPDKSSITFHLKGGHHYDDGAELQARDFIFSIERIQQQRFPAAQALFWYAGAEAPDPRTLRIRLAAWAPFIPYLLTGPGLGFVNPAIVRHAQGDDQGSAWLRENTAGSGPYRVVRFAAREEVALAPNPHAAQQPAYFEDVRVRVSKDSSIRLIELDKGDVDILESVGPFQQDWLMQRTGVAVSAAPAPIVMFLHLNNEKPLFRDLRVRRAISLAIDRDSIISSIYRGKARTISGVLPPGVPGHDPSLPLPAYNPEAARALMHEAGVPANQPIELTVVGDGGGPSATQLALRESLRAIGFDVSIKQIAAAARSQIFAGEFDITTQSISIDFPDPWIVFTFVYNSQMIGAGNMARYSNPAVDALLARADALDGDARDALYQDAQKIVYEDLPSIPLFQTSWGYAQSRDIAPFAYNYSTPMMLPFHTMQRAARL from the coding sequence ATGAAAGATTTTGCCCCAACGCGCAGAGGTCTTGTAGCGGGCGCGGGCCTGAGCACGCTTGCGGCTTGCATCCCCGCCCCCGCACGCGATCCGCGGCAGTTGGTGGTGTCCATTGCCTCTGACATCACCACACTCGATGCGGCAACGAGCTTCCTATTACCCAACCTGATCGCGCCAAACGTTTGCTATGAGCGGTTGCTGCGTCTGCGCACCGAAGAAGGCGAAACACGCGGCGTCGAAGGCGACGTCGCCGAGGCATGGGAACTCGCGCCCGACAAATCAAGCATCACGTTTCATTTGAAGGGCGGGCATCACTATGACGATGGCGCCGAGCTGCAAGCCCGCGATTTCATTTTCAGCATTGAGCGTATTCAGCAACAGCGCTTCCCCGCCGCGCAAGCGTTGTTCTGGTATGCGGGCGCCGAAGCCCCGGATCCTCGCACGCTGCGCATTCGGTTGGCCGCTTGGGCGCCGTTCATTCCCTATCTCTTGACAGGCCCAGGTCTTGGCTTCGTGAACCCAGCCATTGTGCGTCATGCCCAAGGAGATGATCAGGGTTCCGCTTGGCTACGCGAAAACACGGCGGGCAGCGGGCCTTATCGAGTCGTGCGCTTCGCGGCACGCGAAGAGGTGGCGTTGGCGCCAAACCCGCATGCGGCGCAACAACCGGCCTACTTCGAGGACGTGCGCGTGCGGGTGTCGAAAGATTCGTCAATTCGCCTCATCGAACTCGATAAGGGCGACGTCGACATCTTGGAATCGGTCGGTCCATTCCAGCAGGATTGGCTGATGCAACGGACCGGCGTTGCAGTTTCTGCGGCGCCCGCCCCGATCGTGATGTTTCTTCATCTCAACAATGAAAAACCGCTCTTCCGGGACCTGCGAGTGCGGCGCGCGATCTCTCTGGCAATCGATCGCGACAGCATCATCTCGTCCATCTATCGCGGGAAAGCGCGGACCATTTCCGGCGTTTTGCCACCGGGCGTGCCGGGGCACGATCCGAGCTTACCGCTTCCCGCCTACAACCCGGAAGCAGCACGCGCGCTAATGCACGAAGCCGGTGTGCCTGCCAACCAACCCATCGAACTGACCGTGGTCGGCGACGGCGGCGGCCCCTCAGCAACGCAGCTGGCTTTGCGCGAAAGCCTGCGCGCGATCGGCTTCGACGTCAGCATCAAGCAGATCGCAGCCGCGGCGCGCTCGCAAATCTTCGCCGGCGAGTTCGACATAACGACACAATCGATCTCGATCGACTTTCCTGATCCGTGGATCGTGTTCACATTCGTGTACAATTCGCAAATGATCGGCGCGGGCAACATGGCGCGCTACTCCAATCCCGCCGTCGACGCTTTGCTTGCGCGCGCGGACGCGCTCGATGGTGACGCGCGCGACGCACTTTACCAAGACGCACAAAAGATCGTTTACGAGGATTTGCCGTCTATCCCGCTATTTCAGACCTCCTGGGGCTACGCACAAAGTCGAGACATCGCACCCTTCGCCTACAATTACTCGACCCCGATGATGCTCCCGTTCCACACGATGCAACGTGCTGCGCGTTTATGA
- a CDS encoding M81 family metallopeptidase, with protein sequence MRAFAATLGAETNSFSPIPTGWAGFETAMLWRPGAHPDVATEATGPMAALRAKRADGWEVIEGTCAFAWPGGPVRRDVYEALRDEIVAQIAAAAPLDVIALGVHGAMMAQGYDDCESDFLEHVRAVAGEAAIGAVFDLHAHISQRMLDAADLLIGFKQYPHTDYLERSIELVDALARVRAGALRPTPALYDCHMMIGFRTTTAPWRRMVNNLVLAEKRPGVINATIVHGFSLGDCADMGTKILVTADNDEALAARTAEEIGTKLQALRERAQGRRQDLAATLRSAAASRRFPVILADTTDNPGGGNAGDDMTLLRALRDANMAPACGGPIWDPQATRFCFEAGIGARISLRVGGKAGPSSGPPLDLEGEVIGLRRAATQRIGGFDAPLGDIAAFKTEGLTLVLSTLRDQAYDPALFEQVGIDLNTQRFVVVKSSQQFRTGFETRAGRIISVSRPRKNLVYHKRPRPMWPFERDSSEDVIRGART encoded by the coding sequence ATGAGAGCGTTCGCTGCAACCTTAGGCGCAGAGACCAATTCGTTCTCGCCCATCCCCACAGGTTGGGCGGGCTTTGAGACAGCAATGCTCTGGCGCCCCGGTGCGCATCCAGACGTCGCGACGGAGGCGACGGGGCCAATGGCTGCGCTGCGCGCAAAGCGCGCCGACGGTTGGGAGGTCATTGAGGGGACGTGCGCGTTTGCCTGGCCGGGCGGGCCTGTGCGGCGCGACGTCTATGAGGCACTGCGAGACGAGATTGTAGCGCAGATCGCAGCCGCCGCCCCCCTCGATGTGATTGCCCTTGGCGTGCATGGGGCGATGATGGCGCAGGGCTACGACGATTGCGAGAGCGATTTTCTTGAGCATGTTCGCGCCGTCGCGGGCGAAGCTGCAATCGGTGCAGTGTTCGACCTGCATGCGCACATCTCCCAGCGGATGCTAGATGCTGCCGACCTGCTGATCGGCTTCAAGCAATATCCGCACACCGATTACCTAGAGCGCAGCATCGAACTGGTCGACGCGTTGGCTCGTGTTCGCGCCGGCGCTCTGCGGCCGACCCCAGCCCTCTACGATTGCCATATGATGATTGGCTTTCGCACCACCACCGCACCCTGGCGACGGATGGTCAACAATTTGGTGCTGGCGGAGAAGCGTCCGGGCGTCATAAACGCGACGATCGTGCACGGCTTCAGTCTCGGCGATTGCGCCGACATGGGCACAAAAATCCTGGTCACAGCCGACAACGACGAAGCGCTTGCAGCGCGAACGGCCGAGGAAATTGGCACAAAACTCCAAGCACTTCGGGAAAGGGCCCAAGGGAGACGCCAGGATCTAGCGGCCACCCTACGCTCGGCGGCGGCGTCCAGGCGCTTTCCGGTTATTCTCGCAGACACCACTGACAATCCCGGCGGCGGCAATGCCGGCGACGACATGACTCTTCTGCGTGCATTGCGCGACGCAAACATGGCGCCCGCCTGCGGGGGCCCGATTTGGGATCCACAAGCGACGCGCTTTTGCTTCGAGGCCGGGATCGGGGCGCGCATCAGCTTGCGCGTCGGCGGCAAGGCGGGGCCGAGCTCTGGCCCACCGTTAGATCTTGAAGGCGAAGTTATTGGATTACGGCGCGCTGCCACGCAACGAATTGGTGGCTTTGACGCGCCGCTGGGCGACATAGCCGCCTTCAAAACCGAAGGACTCACGCTCGTTCTTAGCACGCTGCGCGACCAAGCCTACGACCCCGCCCTATTCGAGCAGGTGGGCATCGACCTCAACACGCAGCGCTTCGTTGTGGTCAAGTCCAGCCAACAATTCCGGACTGGCTTCGAGACGCGCGCCGGTCGCATCATCAGCGTATCTCGGCCGCGCAAGAACCTCGTCTATCACAAGAGGCCACGGCCCATGTGGCCTTTCGAGCGCGACAGCAGTGAAGACGTTATCCGAGGTGCGCGCACATGA